AGGCGGGGCCCGCCTCTTCCCTCACCCCGGCCCCACCGCCGCCGGTCCTGCTATTCGAGCAGGGACTCCGGGCTGGCCTCACCGGTCTTGTAGCGGCGGACCACCTCGGCCTGGATGAGGTCCAGGCGCTCGTGGAGGGCCCGGCGGTCGCTCGACACGCGGCGCTCGAGGGCCTCCAATCGCTCGGCCAGCCGGCGGACCTCGGACTCGTCCATCTCGGCCAGCAGGGCGGCGCGGCCGACGTCGAAGATCCTGTCCAGATCGGCGGTGAGCATGCGGTGGTTGACGTCGGGCAGATCGACGCTGACCAGGCGACCGGTGGTCGTGCGGGCCCCGCCCTCGGCCAGGATCTCGGGCAGGTGCTCGATGATCTCCGACAGCTCGCCGGTGCCACCATCGGCCCGGCGGGCGAGCTCGGTGCGCACGATGTCGAGGCGGACGCCCACCAGGCGGCGCAGGTACGACAGCGCGCCCTCGGCCCGGCTGCACTCCGCCTTCTTGGCCCGGACCTCCGCCATGGGCATGGTGGACAGCCCCTCCAGGTAATCGTCCGCCACCAGGCGTTCGAGGTCGAGCCCGTCCATGGGAGGCATGGTAACCCCGGCACCCGCCGTCCTCACCGAAGGCGGCCGGCCCGCTCCCGCGGGCCGTAGCGGTACACCACCCGGCCCCACACCGACGGCACCGGCCCGAACGTGCGGCTGTCGGTGCTGGCGTCGGGCGCGTCACCGACCACGCTCACCGCGCCGGGCGCCACCGCGGCGACCCGCTTCACGAGTGTGCGCGCCGCCAGCCGGGGGTCGGCCAGCACGACGAGGTCGCCCGGCCGGGGGCGGCGGCAGCGCACGGCCACGACGCGATCTCCCGGGACGAGCGTCGGCCGCATACTGTCGCCCTCGACCACCACCCGCCGGAACGCGCCGAGCCCAGCGAGGGCGCCCACCAGGCAACCCGCTGTTGCAGCAAGAACCGTTCGGGTAGGAACGGCAGAGTTCCGTCGCCCACGAAGGAGGAGCATCGTCATGCCCATTCTCGTCCGCCTGCTCGAGTTGGCCGA
This genomic window from Acidimicrobiales bacterium contains:
- the sodX gene encoding nickel-type superoxide dismutase maturation protease, which produces MGMTMLLLRGRRNSAVPTRTVLAATAGCLVGALAGLGAFRRVVVEGDSMRPTLVPGDRVVAVRCRRPRPGDLVVLADPRLAARTLVKRVAAVAPGAVSVVGDAPDASTDSRTFGPVPSVWGRVVYRYGPRERAGRLR